A region of the Cyanobium usitatum str. Tous genome:
AGCAACTGCTGGGTGCTGGCCCAGTCGAGATCAAGCCGCAGACGGTTGACCGCTATGGCCGCACTGTTGCTGAGGTCTACGCGGGTGGCCGCAACATCAACCTGGAAATGGTGCGATTGGGCATGGCCTACGCCTACCGGGACTACCTGAGCGGCTGCGATGCGAACGCTTACCTAGGCGCTGAGGCACAGGCTGAGCGGGGCCGGCAGGGTGTCTGGCGCTGGGGCAATGAGGCCAAGCCCTGGGACTTCAGGAAGGGGCAGTAGACCACCACGCAACCGCCCCTAGGCAGCACCGTTCAGCTCGCCCCAATGCCGTCAAGGAAGACCCGTCCCTTCTGGCTGAGCAGTGCCAGGTTCCGCCTGCCTTCTCGGGGGTCCTGTTCAACTGCCACCAGACCGAAGCCCGGCTTGCCCTTGCGGTTGATGGCCGAGAGCCGCTGCACAGTCCGGCTGTTCGTCGCTGTGCTGGTGCTCTCCCTGGGAGGCACGCTCCTCCTGGGAATCGACAGCTACCGCTTCCACACCGTGCCCGAACATCGACTGGTGCAGCGGATGACGATCATCGTCGTGCCGATGCTGCAATCGACAGTCGTGATCGCGATCGCCCCGCTGCTTCAGGCGTATCGGATGCTGGCAGGCCGTGGCCGCGCAGGGGCTGGGCGGTC
Encoded here:
- a CDS encoding thermonuclease family protein, translating into MTTAKGQKVTIRMACIDAPETAQGESGTQATLVLKQLLGAGPVEIKPQTVDRYGRTVAEVYAGGRNINLEMVRLGMAYAYRDYLSGCDANAYLGAEAQAERGRQGVWRWGNEAKPWDFRKGQ